A DNA window from Rhizobium sp. NXC14 contains the following coding sequences:
- a CDS encoding Hsp70 family protein, producing the protein MAQALGFDFGTTNTVLATADGGTTGSMTFTSAAGTADSMRTALSFMKDAQLGASALKVEAGHAAIRQFIDNPGECRFLQSIKTFAASALFQGTLIFAKRHNFEDLMEIFVRRLRNYAGDSWPSDVSRIVTGRPVHFAGASPDPALATERYNEALSRFGFPEIHYVYEPVAAAFYFAQNLKQDATVLVADFGGGTTDYSLIRFETVAGRLTATPIGHSGVGVAGDHFDYRMIDNIVAPLIGKGSHFRSFDKILEVNYYSSFGRWNQLSIFKTTREFEDLKKLVRTSLEPEKLEIFIDLIDHDEGYPLYQAVSTTKMALSAADEAPFEFAPLGRGGQRSIKRRDFESWIAEDLARIEGALDEVLVKTETKPADIDKVFLTGGTSFVPAVRRIFTERFERDRIESGGELLSIAHGLALIGERDDIAQWTVQ; encoded by the coding sequence ATGGCTCAGGCGCTGGGTTTCGACTTCGGCACGACGAATACGGTTCTCGCCACGGCGGATGGCGGGACAACGGGTTCGATGACGTTCACAAGCGCGGCCGGGACGGCCGACAGCATGCGGACGGCACTCTCCTTCATGAAGGACGCCCAGCTCGGCGCCTCGGCGCTGAAAGTGGAGGCGGGCCATGCGGCCATCCGGCAATTCATCGACAATCCCGGCGAATGCCGGTTCCTGCAGTCGATCAAGACCTTTGCGGCAAGCGCGCTGTTCCAGGGCACGCTGATCTTCGCCAAGCGGCACAATTTCGAGGATTTGATGGAGATCTTCGTGCGGCGCCTGCGCAACTATGCCGGCGACAGCTGGCCCTCGGATGTCAGCCGCATCGTCACCGGCCGGCCGGTGCATTTCGCCGGCGCCAGCCCCGATCCGGCGCTCGCGACCGAACGCTATAACGAGGCGCTGTCGCGCTTCGGCTTTCCCGAAATCCACTATGTCTACGAGCCGGTCGCCGCCGCCTTCTATTTTGCGCAGAACTTGAAGCAGGATGCGACGGTGCTGGTTGCCGATTTCGGCGGCGGCACGACCGACTATTCGCTTATCCGCTTCGAAACCGTCGCCGGCAGGCTGACGGCAACGCCGATCGGCCATTCCGGCGTCGGCGTCGCCGGCGATCATTTCGACTATCGGATGATCGACAATATCGTCGCGCCGCTGATCGGCAAGGGAAGCCATTTCAGGAGCTTCGACAAGATTCTCGAAGTCAACTACTATTCCAGCTTCGGCCGCTGGAACCAGCTGTCGATCTTCAAGACCACGCGGGAATTCGAGGATCTGAAGAAACTGGTGCGCACCAGCCTTGAGCCGGAAAAGCTCGAAATCTTCATCGACCTCATCGATCATGACGAAGGCTATCCGCTCTACCAGGCGGTGTCGACGACGAAGATGGCGCTCTCGGCTGCCGACGAGGCGCCTTTCGAATTCGCGCCGCTTGGCCGCGGCGGACAGCGCAGCATTAAGCGCCGCGACTTCGAAAGCTGGATCGCCGAGGATCTCGCCCGCATCGAAGGCGCCCTCGACGAGGTGCTTGTCAAAACCGAGACGAAGCCTGCTGACATCGACAAGGTGTTCCTGACCGGCGGCACCTCCTTCGTGCCGGCGGTGCGCCGCATCTTCACCGAGCGCTTCGAGCGCGACCGGATCGAAAGCGGTGGCGAACTGCTGTCGATCGCCCATGGTCTGGCGCTGATCGGCGAACGCGACGACATCGCGCAATGGACTGTGCAATAA
- a CDS encoding efflux RND transporter permease subunit, with protein sequence MIPNFCIQRPVATTLLAIGVILAGLAGYRLVPVAALPQVDFPTINVSAQLSGASPQTMATSVATPLIKQFETIPGISEISASSSLGSTSIVLQFDLNRDIDAAAADVQAAISHATRQLPDNLTTPPSYRKTNPADAPVMLLSVQSNTMPRSKLDEIAEDIISPSLSTLPGVAQVSVYGAQTYAVRVEVDPNKLLTRGIGIDTVNKALSAANSQQPVGTLQNNSQSMTITANTQRTNADQFRSLVIANPNGAPIHLGDVADVQDGVENQYTGSWYDGQRGIILAIQRQPDANTVDVVDAINAKLPQLHAEIPSSVTTVVMNDAAKPIRAAIADVKFTLFLTIGLVVLVIYLFTGHATATIIPGLAVPLSLIATFGMMYVLGYSIDNISLLGLTLAVGLVVDDAIVMLENILRHVEEGMPVREAAIKGAGEVSYTIISMSVSLIAVFIPILLMGGVVGRVFNEFGMVVAIAIISSAIVSLTVTPMLGSRLSNNHSRPPLLIRIFDAGFERTLRGYDRSVGWCLRHRVTILGLFLGSVALTIYFFMTLPTSFFPQEDIGRLTISTQARQDISYSAMEALQQQAAAAVKANPAVNHVMSTIGGNPNKPQNNGSMFVELKDKKERPPLDQTLRELRTAINKIPGLQAFVTPNQSLRFGGRQTASQYQLVIQALSADQTNLWAGKIQAAMRGDRGLFTDVTSDAQNNALQANIVIDSERAAAYGIDNDTLRTTLQESFSGYTAAEIQSTGDSYDVIVEYDTSKPWDDQKLSEIRVASSNGSLVPLSNFAHVQRTTGPVTINQTGQLVSTTVSFNLPEGVSLSDATAAIDQIKKEIGLPADVFTSYGGTAEIFEQSQGNTPYLILAAVLTIYVVLGVLYESFIHPLTILSGLPAAAFGALLALKIMGFDLSIIVLIGLLMLIGIVKKNAIMMIDVAVETMRTTGEKATSAIHEACVRRFRPIMMTTFCALLGALPIALGTGASSELRQPLGIAVVGGLVVSQLLTLFITPVIFVEMDRFGHFLGRLMGQKKVEEPVLQETRALAAE encoded by the coding sequence ATGATCCCGAATTTCTGTATCCAGCGCCCCGTCGCAACAACGCTGCTTGCCATCGGCGTCATTCTGGCCGGTCTTGCCGGCTACCGGCTCGTGCCGGTTGCAGCGCTGCCGCAGGTTGATTTTCCGACGATCAACGTTTCGGCGCAGCTGAGCGGTGCTTCGCCGCAGACCATGGCGACCTCGGTTGCCACGCCGCTGATCAAGCAGTTCGAGACCATTCCCGGGATCAGCGAAATCAGCGCCTCGAGCTCGCTCGGCAGCACCAGCATCGTGCTGCAGTTTGATCTCAATCGCGATATCGATGCGGCTGCTGCCGATGTGCAGGCGGCAATCTCACACGCGACGCGGCAGCTGCCCGACAACCTGACGACACCACCGAGCTATCGCAAGACCAACCCGGCCGATGCGCCTGTGATGCTGCTCTCCGTGCAGAGCAACACCATGCCGCGCAGCAAGCTCGACGAGATCGCCGAGGACATCATCTCGCCATCGCTTTCGACGCTGCCCGGCGTTGCCCAGGTCAGCGTCTATGGTGCGCAGACCTATGCTGTACGAGTCGAGGTCGATCCCAACAAGCTGCTCACACGCGGCATCGGCATCGATACCGTCAACAAGGCGCTTTCTGCCGCCAACAGCCAGCAACCCGTGGGGACGCTGCAGAACAATTCACAGAGCATGACCATCACCGCGAATACGCAGCGCACCAATGCCGACCAGTTCCGCTCGCTCGTGATCGCCAATCCGAACGGAGCGCCGATCCATCTCGGCGATGTCGCCGATGTACAGGACGGCGTCGAGAACCAGTATACCGGCAGCTGGTATGACGGCCAGCGCGGCATCATCCTCGCCATCCAGCGCCAACCGGACGCCAATACGGTTGATGTCGTCGATGCAATCAACGCCAAGCTGCCGCAGTTGCACGCCGAAATTCCGTCTTCGGTGACGACCGTGGTCATGAACGACGCCGCAAAACCCATTCGCGCCGCCATTGCCGACGTTAAGTTCACACTCTTCCTGACGATCGGCCTCGTCGTTCTCGTCATCTACCTCTTCACCGGCCATGCAACGGCAACGATCATCCCGGGGCTTGCCGTTCCGCTGTCGCTGATTGCGACCTTCGGCATGATGTATGTGCTCGGCTACAGCATCGACAACATTTCGCTGCTCGGGCTGACACTGGCAGTGGGACTGGTGGTGGACGACGCGATCGTCATGCTCGAGAACATCCTGCGCCATGTCGAGGAAGGCATGCCGGTGCGCGAGGCGGCGATCAAAGGGGCCGGCGAAGTCAGCTACACGATCATATCCATGTCGGTTTCGCTGATTGCCGTCTTCATCCCGATCCTCCTGATGGGCGGCGTCGTCGGCCGCGTGTTCAACGAATTCGGCATGGTGGTCGCCATCGCCATCATCTCGTCGGCGATCGTTTCGCTAACCGTGACGCCGATGCTTGGTTCGCGCCTTTCCAACAATCACAGCCGGCCGCCGCTTTTGATCCGCATCTTCGATGCCGGTTTCGAGCGGACACTCCGCGGCTACGACAGATCAGTCGGCTGGTGTCTTCGCCATCGTGTCACGATTCTCGGCCTGTTCCTCGGCTCGGTGGCGCTGACAATCTATTTCTTCATGACGCTGCCGACCAGCTTCTTCCCGCAGGAGGACATCGGCCGGCTGACGATCAGCACGCAGGCCCGGCAAGACATTTCCTATTCCGCCATGGAGGCTCTGCAGCAGCAGGCGGCAGCCGCCGTCAAGGCGAACCCGGCCGTCAACCATGTCATGTCGACGATCGGCGGCAATCCGAACAAACCGCAGAACAATGGCTCGATGTTCGTCGAACTCAAGGACAAGAAGGAGCGCCCGCCGCTTGATCAGACGTTGCGTGAGCTGCGCACCGCGATCAACAAGATCCCCGGATTGCAGGCCTTCGTGACGCCGAATCAGAGCCTGCGCTTCGGCGGCCGCCAGACCGCAAGCCAATATCAGCTGGTCATTCAGGCGCTGAGCGCCGACCAGACCAATCTCTGGGCCGGCAAGATCCAAGCGGCGATGCGTGGTGACCGCGGGCTGTTCACCGATGTGACGTCGGATGCCCAGAACAACGCCCTGCAAGCCAATATCGTCATCGATAGTGAGCGGGCGGCGGCCTATGGGATCGACAACGATACGCTGCGCACGACACTGCAGGAATCCTTCAGCGGATATACGGCGGCAGAGATCCAGTCGACCGGCGACAGCTACGACGTCATCGTCGAATACGACACCAGCAAACCCTGGGACGACCAGAAGCTGTCGGAGATTCGCGTCGCCTCGTCCAATGGCAGTCTGGTGCCGCTTTCGAACTTCGCGCACGTGCAGCGCACCACCGGCCCCGTGACGATCAACCAGACGGGCCAGCTTGTCTCGACCACCGTTTCCTTCAACCTGCCTGAAGGCGTTTCGCTCAGTGACGCGACGGCAGCGATCGACCAGATCAAGAAGGAGATCGGCCTGCCGGCCGATGTCTTCACCTCCTATGGCGGCACGGCCGAGATCTTCGAACAGTCGCAGGGCAATACGCCCTATCTGATCCTGGCGGCGGTGCTGACCATCTATGTTGTGCTCGGCGTGCTCTATGAAAGCTTCATCCATCCGCTCACCATTCTGTCCGGCTTGCCCGCGGCGGCCTTCGGTGCGCTGCTCGCCTTGAAGATCATGGGCTTCGACCTGTCGATCATTGTCCTCATCGGGCTGCTGATGCTGATCGGCATCGTCAAGAAGAACGCGATCATGATGATCGATGTGGCGGTGGAGACCATGCGCACGACCGGCGAAAAGGCGACGTCGGCGATCCACGAGGCCTGTGTGCGACGCTTCCGGCCGATCATGATGACGACCTTCTGCGCCCTGCTCGGCGCGCTGCCGATCGCACTCGGCACCGGCGCCAGCTCGGAGCTGCGCCAGCCGCTCGGCATAGCCGTCGTCGGCGGCCTCGTCGTGTCGCAGTTGCTGACGCTGTTCATCACCCCTGTCATCTTCGTCGAGATGGACCGGTTCGGCCATTTCCTCGGCCGGCTGATGGGCCAGAAGAAGGTCGAGGAGCCGGTGCTGCAGGAGACAAGGGCGCTGGCCGCCGAGTAA
- a CDS encoding efflux RND transporter periplasmic adaptor subunit: MKKFWITVSFVAIAAVGVWQFGNLVPYAAHIPYLSQLIKQPAGGNGGSRQAQGEQTQANQAPTDQAGNGGQHQGGGRRRGGGGPTVVKTVAAVKTTLPTDVTASGWADADDNTTMAAQEQGLVVSINAQDGATVKAGDLIAKLDDRTAKAAVDKDNAMIVRDTATLSEAETALVRAQDLFDQKAGTQQSLDQARAARDTAAATVEADKATLASDQITLENTDIRAPFDGRLGDIAVSKGAFLNAGSAIVTIAKYDPIYVKFHLQERYLRVLKKALAAGPVEVSTVPASSKGQVRKGEISFYDNTVDTASGTILAKAKFENASGALWPGQSVNIVVHFNNDEQQVVVPTVAVSPGPDGFFAFVAKDGKSHLTPVTVARANGGFTAIESGLQPGDHVVIEGQGQLSDQQPINEQFDDKTLDVASAEEPRQLRQSETIAVGAQQ; this comes from the coding sequence ATGAAGAAATTTTGGATCACCGTCAGCTTTGTCGCAATCGCCGCGGTCGGGGTTTGGCAATTCGGGAATCTCGTCCCTTATGCCGCGCACATTCCCTACCTTTCGCAGCTCATCAAGCAGCCGGCCGGCGGCAATGGCGGCAGCAGGCAGGCACAGGGCGAACAGACGCAGGCCAATCAGGCGCCGACCGACCAAGCCGGGAATGGCGGGCAACACCAGGGTGGCGGACGCAGACGTGGAGGTGGTGGCCCGACCGTCGTCAAAACAGTCGCTGCGGTGAAAACGACGCTGCCGACGGATGTCACCGCGTCCGGCTGGGCCGATGCCGACGACAATACGACCATGGCCGCACAGGAACAGGGCCTGGTCGTCAGCATCAATGCGCAGGATGGAGCCACCGTCAAAGCCGGCGACCTTATCGCCAAGCTCGACGACCGGACGGCCAAGGCGGCGGTCGACAAGGACAATGCGATGATCGTCCGGGATACGGCAACGCTTTCGGAAGCGGAGACGGCCCTGGTTCGCGCACAGGACCTGTTCGACCAGAAGGCGGGCACCCAGCAGAGCCTCGACCAGGCAAGAGCTGCCCGCGACACCGCCGCGGCCACAGTCGAGGCTGACAAGGCCACCCTGGCCTCGGATCAAATCACCCTCGAGAATACGGATATCCGGGCGCCCTTCGACGGCCGGCTCGGCGATATTGCCGTCAGCAAGGGCGCCTTCCTCAATGCCGGGTCGGCAATCGTCACCATCGCGAAATATGATCCGATCTATGTGAAATTTCACCTGCAGGAGCGCTATCTGCGCGTCCTGAAGAAAGCGCTGGCAGCCGGCCCGGTCGAGGTCAGCACAGTTCCCGCTTCCTCCAAGGGGCAGGTGCGCAAGGGCGAGATCAGCTTCTACGACAACACGGTCGACACGGCCTCGGGCACGATCTTGGCCAAGGCGAAATTCGAGAATGCCTCCGGTGCGCTGTGGCCCGGCCAATCGGTCAATATCGTCGTGCATTTCAACAACGACGAACAGCAGGTGGTGGTGCCGACGGTTGCCGTCAGCCCCGGCCCGGACGGGTTCTTCGCCTTCGTCGCCAAGGACGGCAAATCGCATCTGACGCCGGTCACCGTCGCCCGCGCCAATGGCGGCTTCACCGCTATCGAATCGGGTCTTCAGCCGGGCGACCATGTCGTCATCGAAGGCCAGGGCCAGCTCAGCGACCAGCAGCCAATCAACGAGCAGTTCGACGACAAGACGCTTGACGTCGCGTCTGCCGAAGAGCCTCGGCAACTGCGGCAGTCCGAGACGATCGCGGTGGGAGCTCAGCAATGA
- a CDS encoding aminoglycoside phosphotransferase family protein: MTELDASEFRSVVTSVFPELTGSVFKLAAKDWDSIAIDVDDTLIFKFPRHIGAERALVKEAALLNVVRPSLSMAVPDMRIHDGPPIFSSHAKLEGEHLIAEDYDALREGDRQRLADDLARFYAELHALDADLLRAAGAGAIQPWQSPEAVRTKALPLLPPDIKGFAESVVSDFEALPPDPFGSVFGFFDGHGWNMAFDHGHGKLNGIYDFADSGFGPLHQEFIYSNFISPDLTARIVSAYEMLTGRRLDRRRIAILTGFHRLSELAELADDPANVEQMIRNAATWAAVAVRAA; the protein is encoded by the coding sequence ATGACTGAATTGGATGCCAGCGAATTTCGCTCTGTCGTCACAAGCGTATTTCCCGAACTGACCGGCTCCGTCTTCAAGCTGGCGGCAAAGGACTGGGATTCGATCGCGATCGACGTCGACGACACGCTGATCTTCAAGTTTCCCCGCCATATAGGCGCCGAAAGAGCGCTTGTGAAAGAAGCCGCTTTGCTCAATGTCGTCCGACCGTCGCTGTCGATGGCGGTTCCCGACATGCGCATTCACGACGGGCCGCCGATCTTCTCCAGCCACGCCAAGCTCGAGGGTGAACACCTTATTGCCGAAGACTACGATGCGCTTCGGGAGGGCGACCGTCAGCGGCTCGCGGATGACCTCGCGCGATTTTACGCCGAGCTGCACGCGCTCGATGCCGATCTTCTACGGGCGGCCGGCGCCGGAGCGATCCAGCCATGGCAATCGCCGGAGGCGGTTCGGACGAAGGCTTTGCCGCTGCTGCCGCCCGATATCAAGGGCTTTGCGGAGAGCGTTGTTTCGGATTTCGAGGCCTTGCCGCCGGATCCCTTCGGCAGCGTCTTTGGTTTCTTCGATGGCCACGGCTGGAATATGGCATTCGATCACGGGCACGGTAAGCTCAACGGCATTTACGATTTCGCCGATTCAGGTTTCGGTCCGTTGCACCAGGAGTTCATCTATTCGAACTTCATCTCGCCCGATCTGACCGCGCGCATCGTCTCTGCCTATGAAATGCTGACCGGACGGAGGCTCGACCGGCGGCGCATTGCGATCCTGACGGGTTTCCATCGGCTTTCCGAACTCGCCGAACTTGCCGACGATCCGGCCAATGTCGAACAGATGATCCGGAACGCGGCGACCTGGGCTGCCGTGGCGGTCCGTGCGGCCTGA
- a CDS encoding SDR family oxidoreductase codes for MDLGIKGKRALVLASSRGLGLGIATALAREGANVLLCGRSGEQLEANCAAINSEGNGRADWIWADLGDERFVETATTAVKERFGGIDILVNNTGGPTPGTTEEMTAEKLETYFLSMVARVITLTNALLPDMKAQGWGRILTVASSGVIEPIANLALSNTLRPALAGWSKTLASEVASFGITTNLLLPGSILTRRLDDLDGAAAKRTGKSLEEIRADKEARIPVGRYGRVEEFAATAAFLCSQPASYITGSLIRCDGGAARSV; via the coding sequence ATGGATCTCGGTATCAAGGGCAAACGGGCGCTCGTTCTTGCCTCCTCGCGCGGGCTTGGCCTCGGCATCGCCACAGCACTCGCGCGCGAAGGCGCAAACGTGCTGCTGTGCGGGCGCAGCGGCGAACAGCTGGAGGCCAATTGCGCGGCGATCAACAGCGAAGGCAATGGCCGGGCCGACTGGATCTGGGCCGATCTTGGCGATGAGCGCTTCGTCGAGACGGCAACGACGGCAGTGAAGGAGAGGTTCGGCGGCATCGACATCCTCGTCAACAATACCGGCGGGCCAACGCCCGGCACGACGGAGGAGATGACGGCCGAAAAGCTCGAAACCTATTTCCTCTCCATGGTCGCCCGGGTGATCACGCTCACCAATGCGCTGCTGCCTGACATGAAGGCGCAAGGCTGGGGCCGCATCCTGACGGTCGCCTCATCAGGCGTGATCGAACCGATCGCCAACCTGGCGCTGTCGAACACGCTGCGCCCGGCGCTTGCCGGCTGGAGCAAGACTCTTGCCTCCGAAGTGGCGAGCTTCGGCATCACCACCAACTTGCTTCTGCCGGGCAGCATCCTGACCAGGCGGCTCGACGACCTCGACGGCGCCGCGGCAAAGCGGACGGGCAAAAGCCTCGAGGAAATCCGCGCCGACAAGGAGGCGCGCATTCCTGTCGGCCGCTACGGCAGGGTCGAGGAATTTGCCGCAACGGCCGCCTTCCTGTGCAGCCAACCGGCAAGCTACATTACCGGCTCGCTCATCCGCTGCGACGGCGGCGCCGCACGGTCCGTCTAG